In one Choloepus didactylus isolate mChoDid1 chromosome 1, mChoDid1.pri, whole genome shotgun sequence genomic region, the following are encoded:
- the ADIPOQ gene encoding LOW QUALITY PROTEIN: adiponectin (The sequence of the model RefSeq protein was modified relative to this genomic sequence to represent the inferred CDS: inserted 1 base in 1 codon; deleted 2 bases in 2 codons; substituted 1 base at 1 genomic stop codon) → MLLLHAILLLLALPSPGQDITTQEPGVLLAPPNGACTGWMXGIPGHPGHNGIPGRDGKRWSPWXEGWKGDPGLPCPKGDTGETGVTGVEGPRGFPGIPGRKGEPGESAYVYHSAFSVGLEERVVVPNVPIRFTKIFYNQQNHYDGKTGKFHCNIPGLYYFSYHITVYMKDVKVSLFKKDKAVLFTFDQYQDKNVDQASGSVLLHLEAGDQVWLQVYGNGEHNGLYADNVNDSTFTGFLLYHDTN, encoded by the exons ATGCTGTTGCTACATGCTATTCTACTGCTGTTAGCCCTGCCCAGTCCTGGCCAGGATATCACAACCCAAGAGCCTGGAGTTCTG CTTGCCCCACCCAATGGGGCCTGCACAGGTTGGA CGGGCATACCAGGGCATCCTGGCCACAATGGGATCCCA GGCCGTGATGGGAAGAGATGGAGCCCCTGGTGAGAAGGGTGGAAAGGAGATCCAG GTCTTCCTTGTCCCAAGGGTGACACTGGTGAGACTGGTGTGACAGGGGTTGAAGGTCCCCGAGGGTTTCCAGGAATCCCGGGCAGGAAAGGAGAACCAGGAGAAAGTGCCTATGTATACCACTCAGCATTCAGTGTGGGATTGGAGGAACGGGTCGTCGTTCCCAACGTTCCCATTCGCTTTACCAAGATCTTCTACAATCAGCAAAACCACTATGATGGCAAAACTGGCAAATTCCATTGCAACATTCCTGGGCTGTACTACTTCTCCTACCACATCACTGTCTACATGAAGGATGTGAAGGTCAGCCTCTTCAAGAAGGACAAGGCTGTGCTCTTCACCTTCGATCAGTACCAGGACAAGAATGTGGATCAGGCCTCCGGCTCTGTGCTACTCCATCTGGAGGCTGGGGACCAAGTCTGGCTCCAGGTGTATGGGAATGGAGAGCATAACGGGCTCTATGCAGATAATGTCAACGACTCCACCTTCACAGGCTTCCTTCTCTACCATGACACCAACTGA